Proteins from one Bos indicus x Bos taurus breed Angus x Brahman F1 hybrid chromosome 19, Bos_hybrid_MaternalHap_v2.0, whole genome shotgun sequence genomic window:
- the CAMTA2 gene encoding calmodulin-binding transcription activator 2 isoform X7: MNTKDTTEVAENSHHLKIFLPKKLLECLPRCPLLPPERLRWNTNEEIASYLITFEKHDEWLSCAPKTRPQNGSIILYNRKKVKYRKDGYLWKKRKDGKTTREDHMKLKVQGMEPVSWQCLYGCYVHSSIVPTFHRRCYWLLQNPDIVLVHYLNVPALEDCGKGCSPIFCSISSDRREWLKWSREELLGQLKPMFHGIKWSCGNGTEEFSVEQLVQQILDTHPTKPAPRTHACLCSGGLGSGSLTHKCSSTKHRIISPKVEPRALTLTSVPHPHPPEPPPLIAPLPPELPKAHTSPSSSSSSSSSSGFAEPLEIRPSPPTSRGGSSRGGTAILLLTGLEQRAGGLTPTRHLAPQADPRPPMSLAVVVGSEPSAPPAPPSPAFDPDRFLNSPQRGQTYGGGQGVSPDFPEAEAAHTPCPALEPAAALEPQVATRGLPPQSGAGGRRGNCFFIQDDDSGEELKAQGAAPPVPSPPPSPPPSPAPLEPSGRVGRGEALFGGAGGGSELEPFSLSSFPDLMGELISDEAPSGPAPTPQLSPALSTITDFSPEWSYPEGGVKVLITGPWTEAAEHYSCVFDHIAVPASLVQPGVLRCYCPAHEVGLVSLQVAGREGPLSASVLFEYRARRFLSLPSTQLDWLSLDDNQFRMSILERLEQMEKRMAEIAAAGQAPCQAPDTPPIQMWACALGHLEAAVLLFRWNRQALSIPDSLGRLPLSVAHSRGHVRLARCLEELQRQEASSEPPPALSPPSSSPDTGLSSVSSPSELSDGTFSVTSAYSSAPDGSPPPVPLPASEMTMEMVPGQLSSGAPEAPLFLMDYEATNPRGPPPSPPPLPPALDGGAAPEEADSPPAVDVIPVDMISLAKQIIEATPERIKREDFVGLSEAGATIRERTGAVGLSETMSWLASYLENVDHFPSSAPPSELPFERGRLAVPPAPSWAEFLSASASGKMESDFALLTLSDHEQRELYEAARVIQTAFRKYKGRRLKEQQEVAAAVIQRCYRKYKQLTWIALKFALYKKMTQAAILIQSKFRSYYEQKRFQQSRRAAVLIQQRYRSYRRRPPGTLPARNKGSFLTKKQDQAARKIMRFLRRCRHRMRELKQNQELEGLPQPGLAT; the protein is encoded by the exons ATGAATACCAAGGACACCACCGAGGTTGCTG AGAACAGCCACCACCTGAAGATATTTCTCCCCAAGAAGCTGCTGGAGTGTCTTCCTCGCTGCCCACTGCTGCCTCCAGAGCGGCTCCGGTGGAATACAAATGAG gagattgcATCCTACTTGATCACCTTTGAGAAGCATGACGAGTGGCTATCCTGTGCCCCCAAGACAAG GCCTCAGAATGGCTCCATTATCCTCTACAACCGCAAGAAGGTGAAATACCGGAAGGATGGTTACCTCTGGAAGAAGCGGAAGGATGGGAAGACCACCCGAGAGGACCAcatgaagctgaaggtccagggCATGGAG cctgtctCCTGGCAGTGTCTCTATGGCTGCTACGTTCACTCTTCCATCGTCCCCACATTCCATCGGCGCTGCTACTGGCTGCTCCAG AACCCTGACATCGTGCTTGTGCACTACCTGAACGTCCCAGCCCTGGAGGACTGTGGAAAGGGCTGCAGCCCCATCTTTTGTTCCATCAGCAGCGACCGCCGAGAGTGGCTAAAGTGGTCCCGGGAGGAGCTCTTGGGACAGCTGAAGCCCATGT TTCATGGCATCAAATGGAGCTGTGGAAATGGGACAGAGGAGTTCTCCGTAGAGCAGCTGGTGCAGCAGATCCTAGACACCCACCCGACCAAGCCTGCACCCCGAACCCACGCCTGTCTCTGCAGTGGGGGCCTTG GTTCTGGGAGCCTTACCCACAAATGCAGCAGCACGAAACACCGTATCATCTCTCCCAAAGTGGAACCCCGAGCTTTAACCCTGacctctgtcccccacccccatccccctgaGCCACCTCCACTGATAGCCCCGCTTCCCCCAGAGCTCCCCAAGGCACATACCTCcccatcttcctcttcctcttcctcctcttcctccggCTTTGCAGAACCCCTAGAGATCAGACCGAGCCCTCCAACCTCCCGAGGGGGTTCTTCCAGAGGAGGCACCGCCATCCTCCTCCTGACAGGACTGGAGCAGCGAGCCGGGGGCTTGACACCCACCAGGCATTTGGCTCCACAGGCCGATCCGAGGCCTCCCATGAGCCTGGCTGTGGTTGTGGGCTCTGAGCCCTCGGCCCCACCAGCCCCTCCGAGCCCTGCCTTTGATCCTGATCGTTTTCTCAACAGCCCACAGAGGGGCCAGACATATGGAGGGGGCCAGGGGGTGAGCCCAGACTTCCCTGAGGCCGAGGCCGCCCATACCCCCTGTCCAGCACTCGAGCCTGCTGCTGCCCTGGAGCCCCAGGTGGCCACTCGGGGTCTCCCTCCACAGTCTGGAGCAGGCGGGAGAAGGGGAAACTGCTTCTTCATTCAGGATGATGACAGTGGAGAGGAGCTCAAGGCCCAGGGGGCTGCCCCACCTGTACCTTCACCCCCTCcttcacccccaccctcacctgccCCTTTGGAGCCATCGGGCAGAGTAGGAAGAGGGGAGGCCTTGTTTGGAGGAGCTGGGGGGGGCAGCGAACTGGAGCCCTTCAGTCTCTCATCATTCCCGGACCTCATGGGAGAACTCATCAGTGACGAAGCTCCAAgtggccctgcccccaccccccagctctcTCCTGCTCTCAGCACCATCACAGACTTCTCCCCAGAGTGGTCCTACCCAGAG GGTGGGGTCAAGGTGCTCATCACAGGACCTTGGACAGAGGCCGCTGAGCATTACTCCTGTGTCTTTGATCACATCGCCGTGCCAGCCTCACTCGTCCAGCCTGGTGTCTTACGCTGCTACTGTCCCG CCCATGAAGTTGGGCTGGTGTCTCTGCAGGTGGCAGGGCGTGAGGGGCCCCTTTCTGCATCTGTGCTCTTTGAGTATCGAGCCCGCCGATTCCTGTCACTGCCTAGTACTCAGCTTGACTGGCTGTCACTAGACG ACAACCAGTTCCGGATGTCCATCCTGGAGCGACTGGAGCAGATGGAGAAGCGGATGGCAGAGATCGCAGCAGCTGGGCAggccccctgccaggctcctgacACCCCTCCAATTCAG aTGTGGGCTTGTGCCCTGGGCCATCTGGAGGCTGCTGTGCTCCTCTTCCGTTGGAACAGACAGGCGCTGAGCATTCCTGACTCTCTGGGCCGCCTGCCCCTATCCGTGGCTCATTCCCGGGGTCATGTGCGCCTCGCCCGCTGCCTGGAGGAACTGCAAAGACAGGAAGCTTCTTCTGAGCCCCCACCTGCCCTGTCTCCACCCTCCTCCAGCCCCGACACTG GCCTGAGCAGTGTCTCCTCACCTTCAGAGCTCTCGGATGGCACTTTCTCCGTCACATCGGCCTATTCTAGCGCCCCAGATGGGAGTCCTCCCCCTGTTCCTCTGCCAGCCTCTGAGATGACTATGGAGATGGTCCCAGGCCAGCTCTCCTCTGGTGCCCCAGAGGCCCCCCTATTCCTCATGGACTATGAAGCCACCAACCCGAGAGGGCCCCCACCCTCGCCGCCTCCTCTCCCACCAGCCCTGGATGGCGGGGCTGCTCCTGAGGAAGCCGATAGTccaccagctgtggatgtgatccCG GTTGACATGATCTCACTGGCCAAGCAGATCATTGAAGCCACACCAGAGCGGATTAAACGAGAGGACTTCGTTGGGCTGTCTGAGGCTGGAGCCACAATACGGGAGAGGACGGGAGCGGTGGGGCTCAGTGAGACCATGTCCTGGCTGGCCAGCTACCTGGAGAACGTGGACCATTTCCCCAGCTCAGCCCCTCCAAG CGAGCTGCCATTTGAGCGGGGTCGCCTGGCTGTCCCTCCAGCACCTTCCTGGGCAGAGTTTCTCTCCGCATCTGCCAGTGGCAAGATGGAGAGTGACTTTGCCCTGCTGACCCTGTCGGATCATGAGCAGCGGGAACTGTATGAGGCAGCCCGAGTCATCCAGACAGCCTTCCGGAAATACAAG GGCCGGCGGCTGAAGGAACAGCAGGAGGTAGCTGCTGCTGTGATCCAGCGCTGTTACCGGAAGTACAAACAG CTGACCTGGATTGCACTTAAG ttTGCACTCTATAAGAAGATGACCCAGGCGGCCATCCTGATCCAGAGCAAGTTCCGAAGCTACTACGAACAGAAGCGATTTCAGCAGAGCCGCCGAGCGGCAGTCCTCATCCAGCAGCGCTACCGCTCCTACCGCCGCCGGCCCCCGGGGACCCTGCCTGCCCGCAACAA AGGCTCCTTTCTCACCAAGAAGCAGGACCAGGCAGCCCGGAAGATCATGCGATTCCTGCGGCGCTGCCGACACAG gatgagggaactgaagcagAACCAGGAGCTGGAAGGGCTTCCCCAACCCGGGCTGGCCACCTGA
- the CAMTA2 gene encoding calmodulin-binding transcription activator 2 isoform X8 has translation MFHGIKWSCGNGTEEFSVEQLVQQILDTHPTKPAPRTHACLCSGGLGSGSLTHKCSSTKHRIISPKVEPRALTLTSVPHPHPPEPPPLIAPLPPELPKAHTSPSSSSSSSSSSGFAEPLEIRPSPPTSRGGSSRGGTAILLLTGLEQRAGGLTPTRHLAPQADPRPPMSLAVVVGSEPSAPPAPPSPAFDPDRFLNSPQRGQTYGGGQGVSPDFPEAEAAHTPCPALEPAAALEPQVATRGLPPQSGAGGRRGNCFFIQDDDSGEELKAQGAAPPVPSPPPSPPPSPAPLEPSGRVGRGEALFGGAGGGSELEPFSLSSFPDLMGELISDEAPSGPAPTPQLSPALSTITDFSPEWSYPEGGVKVLITGPWTEAAEHYSCVFDHIAVPASLVQPGVLRCYCPAHEVGLVSLQVAGREGPLSASVLFEYRARRFLSLPSTQLDWLSLDDNQFRMSILERLEQMEKRMAEIAAAGQAPCQAPDTPPIQDEGQGPGFEARVVVLVENMIPRSTWRGPERLAHGSPFRGMSLLHLAAAQGYARLIETLSQWRSVETGSLDLEQEVDPLNVDHFSCTPLMWACALGHLEAAVLLFRWNRQALSIPDSLGRLPLSVAHSRGHVRLARCLEELQRQEASSEPPPALSPPSSSPDTGLSSVSSPSELSDGTFSVTSAYSSAPDGSPPPVPLPASEMTMEMVPGQLSSGAPEAPLFLMDYEATNPRGPPPSPPPLPPALDGGAAPEEADSPPAVDVIPVDMISLAKQIIEATPERIKREDFVGLSEAGATIRERTGAVGLSETMSWLASYLENVDHFPSSAPPSELPFERGRLAVPPAPSWAEFLSASASGKMESDFALLTLSDHEQRELYEAARVIQTAFRKYKGRRLKEQQEVAAAVIQRCYRKYKQLTWIALKFALYKKMTQAAILIQSKFRSYYEQKRFQQSRRAAVLIQQRYRSYRRRPPGTLPARNKGSFLTKKQDQAARKIMRFLRRCRHRMRELKQNQELEGLPQPGLAT, from the exons ATGT TTCATGGCATCAAATGGAGCTGTGGAAATGGGACAGAGGAGTTCTCCGTAGAGCAGCTGGTGCAGCAGATCCTAGACACCCACCCGACCAAGCCTGCACCCCGAACCCACGCCTGTCTCTGCAGTGGGGGCCTTG GTTCTGGGAGCCTTACCCACAAATGCAGCAGCACGAAACACCGTATCATCTCTCCCAAAGTGGAACCCCGAGCTTTAACCCTGacctctgtcccccacccccatccccctgaGCCACCTCCACTGATAGCCCCGCTTCCCCCAGAGCTCCCCAAGGCACATACCTCcccatcttcctcttcctcttcctcctcttcctccggCTTTGCAGAACCCCTAGAGATCAGACCGAGCCCTCCAACCTCCCGAGGGGGTTCTTCCAGAGGAGGCACCGCCATCCTCCTCCTGACAGGACTGGAGCAGCGAGCCGGGGGCTTGACACCCACCAGGCATTTGGCTCCACAGGCCGATCCGAGGCCTCCCATGAGCCTGGCTGTGGTTGTGGGCTCTGAGCCCTCGGCCCCACCAGCCCCTCCGAGCCCTGCCTTTGATCCTGATCGTTTTCTCAACAGCCCACAGAGGGGCCAGACATATGGAGGGGGCCAGGGGGTGAGCCCAGACTTCCCTGAGGCCGAGGCCGCCCATACCCCCTGTCCAGCACTCGAGCCTGCTGCTGCCCTGGAGCCCCAGGTGGCCACTCGGGGTCTCCCTCCACAGTCTGGAGCAGGCGGGAGAAGGGGAAACTGCTTCTTCATTCAGGATGATGACAGTGGAGAGGAGCTCAAGGCCCAGGGGGCTGCCCCACCTGTACCTTCACCCCCTCcttcacccccaccctcacctgccCCTTTGGAGCCATCGGGCAGAGTAGGAAGAGGGGAGGCCTTGTTTGGAGGAGCTGGGGGGGGCAGCGAACTGGAGCCCTTCAGTCTCTCATCATTCCCGGACCTCATGGGAGAACTCATCAGTGACGAAGCTCCAAgtggccctgcccccaccccccagctctcTCCTGCTCTCAGCACCATCACAGACTTCTCCCCAGAGTGGTCCTACCCAGAG GGTGGGGTCAAGGTGCTCATCACAGGACCTTGGACAGAGGCCGCTGAGCATTACTCCTGTGTCTTTGATCACATCGCCGTGCCAGCCTCACTCGTCCAGCCTGGTGTCTTACGCTGCTACTGTCCCG CCCATGAAGTTGGGCTGGTGTCTCTGCAGGTGGCAGGGCGTGAGGGGCCCCTTTCTGCATCTGTGCTCTTTGAGTATCGAGCCCGCCGATTCCTGTCACTGCCTAGTACTCAGCTTGACTGGCTGTCACTAGACG ACAACCAGTTCCGGATGTCCATCCTGGAGCGACTGGAGCAGATGGAGAAGCGGATGGCAGAGATCGCAGCAGCTGGGCAggccccctgccaggctcctgacACCCCTCCAATTCAG GATGAAGGCCAGGGTCCTGGGTTCGAGGCCCGGGTGGTGGTCCTGGTAGAGAACATGATCCCACGCTCCACCTGGAGGGGTCCTGAGCGTCTGGCCCATGGAAGCCCTTTCCGGGGCATGAGCCTTCTGCACCTGGCTGCTGCCCAGGGCTATGCCCGCCTCATCGAGACCCTGAGCCAGTGGCG GAGTGTGGAGACAGGAAGCCTGGACTTGGAGCAAGAGGTTGACCCACTCAATGTGGACCACTTCTCTTGCACCCCTCTG aTGTGGGCTTGTGCCCTGGGCCATCTGGAGGCTGCTGTGCTCCTCTTCCGTTGGAACAGACAGGCGCTGAGCATTCCTGACTCTCTGGGCCGCCTGCCCCTATCCGTGGCTCATTCCCGGGGTCATGTGCGCCTCGCCCGCTGCCTGGAGGAACTGCAAAGACAGGAAGCTTCTTCTGAGCCCCCACCTGCCCTGTCTCCACCCTCCTCCAGCCCCGACACTG GCCTGAGCAGTGTCTCCTCACCTTCAGAGCTCTCGGATGGCACTTTCTCCGTCACATCGGCCTATTCTAGCGCCCCAGATGGGAGTCCTCCCCCTGTTCCTCTGCCAGCCTCTGAGATGACTATGGAGATGGTCCCAGGCCAGCTCTCCTCTGGTGCCCCAGAGGCCCCCCTATTCCTCATGGACTATGAAGCCACCAACCCGAGAGGGCCCCCACCCTCGCCGCCTCCTCTCCCACCAGCCCTGGATGGCGGGGCTGCTCCTGAGGAAGCCGATAGTccaccagctgtggatgtgatccCG GTTGACATGATCTCACTGGCCAAGCAGATCATTGAAGCCACACCAGAGCGGATTAAACGAGAGGACTTCGTTGGGCTGTCTGAGGCTGGAGCCACAATACGGGAGAGGACGGGAGCGGTGGGGCTCAGTGAGACCATGTCCTGGCTGGCCAGCTACCTGGAGAACGTGGACCATTTCCCCAGCTCAGCCCCTCCAAG CGAGCTGCCATTTGAGCGGGGTCGCCTGGCTGTCCCTCCAGCACCTTCCTGGGCAGAGTTTCTCTCCGCATCTGCCAGTGGCAAGATGGAGAGTGACTTTGCCCTGCTGACCCTGTCGGATCATGAGCAGCGGGAACTGTATGAGGCAGCCCGAGTCATCCAGACAGCCTTCCGGAAATACAAG GGCCGGCGGCTGAAGGAACAGCAGGAGGTAGCTGCTGCTGTGATCCAGCGCTGTTACCGGAAGTACAAACAG CTGACCTGGATTGCACTTAAG ttTGCACTCTATAAGAAGATGACCCAGGCGGCCATCCTGATCCAGAGCAAGTTCCGAAGCTACTACGAACAGAAGCGATTTCAGCAGAGCCGCCGAGCGGCAGTCCTCATCCAGCAGCGCTACCGCTCCTACCGCCGCCGGCCCCCGGGGACCCTGCCTGCCCGCAACAA AGGCTCCTTTCTCACCAAGAAGCAGGACCAGGCAGCCCGGAAGATCATGCGATTCCTGCGGCGCTGCCGACACAG gatgagggaactgaagcagAACCAGGAGCTGGAAGGGCTTCCCCAACCCGGGCTGGCCACCTGA